GCCTTGCAAGACCCCGCCTGAGAGAGATCAGAATCGGAAAAGAGCAGCTACATTTCCCTTGTCGGGAATGTTCTCTGCAGGAAGAACATAGACGCGGCCGCCACGAAGAAGGGAATGAGTTGCTATAAAATCAAGGAGGTCAATATCTTCGACTTTTTTCTCTTCATGAATAGTGGCTTTTACAGCCTTTTCATCAAAAGATCCCCAAATATGATTCCCTAAAGCAACGAAGACAGTATCTATTTTCCCTATATATGCTGCCGCAGCCGTTTCTTCTACATCTGTAGATGTTTTCCCAGTACCCTTCATTTCTATATATAACTCGGCAAACTTTTGTTCCTCTTTTTTAAAGAAAGGATGAACTATTTCCCACCCTTTCTCGCCTAATTCTTGAGGGCTCAAAAGGTCAGGATTCCCGTTAATGCCTTCATCCATGAGGCAAGGATATGTATTAGCCTCTTTATAGAGAGGTAAGAGGAAATCAACACCAGCGAGGACCAATGGAGCTTGTCCTTCTCCAAGGAGATCGCTGATCCCCTTATCTATTTTTTGAAAAAATTTTAGTATATATTTTTTCTCTACTTCCGCTCCCCATCCTTGGCTATGCATAATATATCCTTTCCCACCAGGTTGATCGGGAGTAACAGCATGATATTGGAACTGACGTTCCGGAGTATCGAATCCGAGGGCTTCTATTATATCCTGAGGTAAGCTCTCAACATCTACTTCTCTAGCAGCACTAAAGCGGGTTCCCTCTATGAGTCTGATACCTTTTTGGCTGATCCCAAGGACATAAAATCGTCCCTCTCTTCCGAGAAGCGGGAAAAGGGGTTTTATGTGAAAGTGGTCAGAGGTCACAATAACATCGTGAAATTTTATGGGTTGATTAAAAGTAAGAAAGATGTCTGGAGATAAAAAAAGGGCGAGTCCTTCGTTCAAATTTTGCCAAAAGAGAGAGTTGGCAAGAAGCTCTCTTGCGGGATTGAGGAAGGCTCGAGCATCTTGTTCTTTCATGCCAAGTTCCTTAAGGCGTTGCTCTCCATTTTGAAGCATGGATTTGAAACGGATTTGCCCCTGCCGAGGCTCACCAATAGCAGGGTTCCCCATATAGAGAGATAAACACGGCCCCTGACCTTTTTCTACAAGACTCTTTAAGTTTTCTCTGGTCAGTATTTTCATATAGAATCCTCCCTTCATATATGACTCATATATGATTTCTCATTCATACGAAGAAATAGGGGAGAGGAGTGTCCCAATACTAGAGACAAAAAAGGGGGTATCCCCCCCTTTTTGTCATGCGCTTTTTATTCGATGGTTTTGAAAACTTTTGCGCTAGCGCCACAAATGGGGCACGTATCTGGAGCAGATCCTTCTTGAACATAACCACAGATTGGACAGAGATAAAAATCTCCATCCTCTCCTTTTTTCATGTTTTCTAAAGCGTGCTTATAAAGGTTCCCATGAACTTTTTCTGCTTCGTTAGCAAAATTGAAAAAGCGGAGAGCCTCTTTTTGTCCGTCAGCTTGAGCATCTTTAATAAAAGCAGGGTACATTTCTGTGAATTCATAAGTCTCTCCTTCAAGAGCTGCCTGAAGGTTCTCTTGGGTGCTTTCTACCCCGCCCATAGTTTTAAAATGACTCAAGGCGTGAAGAGTTTCTGCTTCTGCGATGGTTCGAAACAGCTTCGCAATTTTAGGATATCCCTCTTTTTCTGCCTGCTCGGCAAAGGCTAGATATTTCCTATTTGCTTGGGATTCTCCTGCAAAGGCTGCTGCTAAGTTTTGCGTTGTTTTCGATGAACTCATATGAGTAACCTCCCTCATTAAAATTCTATGTATATTATACCAGGGAACCGTATTCTAATCTATGAAGTAGTAAGAAGAATAATCGCCTCTGGGTTAATAACTCTGAAAGTAAAGGATTCAGTAAGGAAGAAAGTCCCTTTTTGCCCTTCATTTCCAATATAGCCCAAGGAAAAATCTTGTCCCACTATAAGCTCCATATCTCCGCCTCGAATGGAGACGAGAAAAGATCCTTTATCGTGAGAAGAGAGAATGACAGGTCCACCTAGAAGATCCTTCAGGTTTTTAGCTAGCGGGTAACACTCGGTAGCAGAGTGAAGCTTTTGCCAAAAAACTGGAGAAGCTACAAGAGCATAAGGACCTGATACGCCATCCTCTTGGAAGCGATAAAGCCCTTGGCTTACAGTTTCAAGTATTCCTGTTGCGGAAGGCGTTTTTATAGCGAGAGAACGGCCATGTCCAGCTTGTAAGAGACCTTCTATTTTTGCAGATGGAAGGCCGGTATAAATGGTTTTTTCCTCAAAATCAGCAATGTGTTTCGTAGCTTCTTCAAGAGGGGTGAGGTCGGGATTTTTTAAGCCCCGGGTAATGTTGTCGAGCTCCCAAAGGTCAAGGTCAAAGACAGCTCGTGCTTCTATAAGAGGTAAGACTTCGTGGATTCCGTACATTACACCTTTTGGGGGCTGTTCCTTTTGTATCTCCAGCCTGCCGCAAGAATGGGCTGCATAGTCCCATCCTTTAGGCCCTGTTATGTCTACGAACTTCCGGGCAGAAAGGCGAGTTTCAAGAATTCGTTTAGCTTGTTCATCCATTTCATGCCATGCTTCCGCACTTACCATTTCGGTTGACCTTCTAAGTATATCCACGTGGAATCCCTCCTTCTCTCTAATAATAATTCTCTATCGCTTAAGACTGCCTATATTGAGGGTTCCTGAAGATGCCTCAATCTTTTTAGCAGATTCCTCTGACCCGGTTTTTTCTATTTGGAGTAAGGGTTTATTTGTGAAAAGATATTGACGCAATTCTTTGTCCCAGCCAGGCATATGGCGACGTAGCCATTCTATAAGCATAGCGGCATGTTCTATTTCCTCATCTCTGTTGTGCCCAAGTAATGTTTTAAGTTCCTCATCAGTAGTAGCGTTAACTCGCTGGTTGTACCAGTTAATCGCTTCAAGCTCCTCTTGCATGCTTTTTAACACCATAGCGCAATGACGAGTCAGAGTATCCAATTGCTCTACAGGTTCTGTGTACTGCATTTTCCCACTCCTTTCGACAAAAAAGGCGGATAAGCCTTTTCACAAGCCTACCCGCCGATCCCTTAATGAGCGTCCTCACTCTTTATCTCAACAACTTTGCACTCTTCAGGATGTTTTTTCTCGGTAATCTCTATAGTGAGAATGCCGTTTTTATACGACGCATGGGCGCTGTCTGGATCCACTTCTTCTGGAAAATGTATCACTCGAGATATATTTCCATAATATCGTTCTGCCCTGAAGTAGTCTTCTTCTTTCAGCTGCCGTTCATCGCTTCTTTCAGCATTCAAGACAAGCCTGTCTGGATAAATTTTTAAGTCGACTTTCGAAGGATCAATGCCAGGAAGCTCAAATTCAGCAATGAATTTACCATCTTTACGATATATATCGCTTCGAGGGACAGCTACTGGGGAGTACCGCTCTTCCATCCATGGAAATGCAGAGAAAAAATCATCAAAATCTTTCATCATATCGTGCATCATGGATTCCATCCTGGGACCCCAGGGGCTTAAGGGAAACATCCTTTCCAACGGCCTTTTCATTAAAGAACGCCTCATTTAAGCGCACCTCCTAATAATTTAACTTATTTTGACCTTTCGCTGTTTATTATATAGGTCAGCATTGGTTAGATCAATGTGTATGTGAAGTAAATAATCGTAATTGAAAAAGATTATTCTTTAAAATGCCTTGCGACATTAATTTTTTGTGGTTTTTTGCATCTCTAAAAGGTAGTGTATAATTAAAAATACAATTGCGGTTCATTGAGGCGAAGAGAGGAGGAATGAACAAGTGAAAAGATCAATAGGCATTCATATGCCTGTCTACCCGGCTCCAGTTCTTATTATCGGGAATTACGATGAAAATGGCAAGTCGAATATTATGACAGCAGCATGGGGAGGGATTTGCTGTTCTATTCCCCCATGTATCAATGTATCTCTACAAAAGAGCCGATACAGCTATAAAAATATTCTTGAGCGAAAAGCCTTTACAGTCAATATTCCGTCAGAAGAATATGTAAGTGAATCAGATTATTGTGGGATCGTTTCTGGCCGGGAGCAGGATAAGTTTGAAGTCACAAACCTAACCCCTATACATGGAGAAAAGGTAAATGCTCCCTATGTGGAAGAGTTTCCTGTTTCTATGGAGTGTCGCTTGTTACAGACTATAGAGTTAGGTTCTCATGTCATGCTTATTGGAGAGATTGTCAATACTTTGGTTTCTGAAGGATGTTTAACAGATGAGAATTATCCGGATCCCATAAAGGTAAAGCCCATTATTTTTACACCCAAGTTTCGTCATTATTATTCATTAGGTAAAGATTTAGGAGAGGCATATGTTTTAGGGAAAAAGTTTTTTAAGTAAAGTGAAAGAAATATGTCTTGCTACGCAAGCCTGCGGCCCTCTATCCGCAGGCTTATGTTTCTTAAATAACCTTGTTATTATTTACGATAGTTTCTATTAACAGGAGGTAGTTTTTAATGGTGATGGGGTTAACAAAGAACGTTCCATTTATGAAAAAAGATCCTTCAAATGATGGGGTGTTACCTATAGGGAGTCTTCCTAGAAGAGACGAGATAGATAGGCGGTATCTATGGAAACTTGAAGATATTTACTCTTCTTCAGAGTCTTGGGAAAAAGATTTTTATCATCTAGAAGAAATGCTCCCTCGATTTAGTGAGTTCCGCGGTGCTTTACATCTCTCTGCATCTACCCTTTTAGGAGGTCTCCGCCTTATGGAGGATGCAGAAATTATTATGGGTAAGCTCTATGCTTATGCTGTGATGAGAAGCCATGAAGATATGGCGAATAAAGCTGCTCAAGCCTTGGCAGAGCGGGCAGAGCTCTTGCTTGTAAAACTTTCTGCCGCTGTTTCCTTTTATACGCCAGAAATCTTGGAGATGGACGAAATAAAGATTCGAGAATTTATGGAAGAGGAGAAGGAGCTTCAAATATATCGCTTCTTTTTCGAAGATCTCATGCGCTCCCGGCCTCACACTCTTTCCTCAGTGGAAGAAGAGCTGTTAGCGAGATCTGGGGAAATAGCCCGAGCTCCAGAGAACATCTTCTCTCTTTTTACGAACGCCGATATAAAATTTCCTACCGTAACTGATGAGGATGGGAATGCAATAGAGCTAAGCGAGGAGCGATATATTCGCCTTATCCGTTCTCAGAATCGTAACGTTCGTCATGAGGCGTATGAGGGGTTATTTCGTACCTATGACCAATATCAGAACAGCTTAGCTGCCATGTATGGGGCGAGCGTAAAGGGGGATATTTTCTACTCCCGATCCAGAAAATATAACAGTAGTCTTGAGGCAGCTCTTCATCCAGAGAATATTTCTCCGTCTGTGTACGATATGGTTGTAGATACAGTTCGAGACAATCTTGAACCTCTTCACGAATATGTACAGTTGAGAAAAGAGGTTCTGGCTCTCCCTGAGCTGGCTATGTGTGATCTCTACGTTCCTTTGGTAGATGAACCTCAAAAGGAAATTTCTTATGAAGAGGCATGTAATGTGGTTCTAGATGGCCTCCGACCTTTAGGCGAAGAGTATGTTTCTATATTAAAGGAAGGATTTTTGTCAGGATGGATTGATGTATACGAAAACGAGGGGAAGAGAAAGGGAGCTTATTCCTGGGGGAGTTATGGTACCCATCCCTACGTTCTTTTAAACTATAACGGAACGATTCATGATATGTTTACGATTGCCCATGAAATGGGGCACGCCATTCATACATGGTATTCTCATAAGCATCAGCCTTATGTTTATGCCGATTACACTATTTTTTTAGCAGAGGTGGCTTCCACTACAAACGAAGCGCTGCTTCTTCAATTCCTTCTTAAAAACTCCCGGAAAGATGCTGAGCGACTCTACCTTTTGAATTATTCCCTTGAACAGATCAGGACCACCGTTTATCGGCAGGCGATGTTTGCTGATTTTGAAAAAATGACCCATAGCATGATGGAAAAGGGAGAACCTCTTACGGCTGATCGTCTTTCAAATATATGGCATGAATTAAATGAGGCTTATTACGGTTCTCATATTAGTGTGGATCACCTTATTGATATTGAATGGGCCAGAATTCCTCATTTTTATAGCGCATTTTATGTTTATAAGTATGTAACAGGTTATGCTGCCGCTACATCCCTTTCTCAAAAGATTTTAAGAGAAGGAAAGGACGCTCAGCGTCAATATATTGAGTTTTTGAAGAAGGGGCGTTCCGCTTATTCTTTAAATATCCTCAATGAAGCAGGGGTAGACATGACGACTTCTCAGCCTCTTCTGGATACAATAGCTCTCTTTAAAAAGAACCTTATGGAAATGAAGTCTCTTTTATAGGTAGACGCCTTTTGCGAAGCAATTAATTATTTCTATTTGAAGTAAAGAGAGCCCTGTTTGTTTATGAGGGGCACTTTTAAATGCTAGATTTTCTGTCCAACTTTTGGAGTGCTGAACAGTATCTAAGGGCTCTCTTTTTAATATCTTTCCTTATAACTATAACAGCTGCCACATCGTCGATGTCAGAAAGCTACAGTATGTAATGAAGGAAATAAGTTACATATGTCCCTTTTTGTAGTCATTAAACAACTGTACAAATTTCCCACTGAGCAATAGAAGGGCGAGCATATTCGGAAGGCCCTCTATCCCTGTGGAAATATCTACTATTGTCCACACAAACTCTACAGATAAGCTCACTGCAATGAAAGGAGGAATCAAATATATCCATCGGAAAAAACGCACTGCCTTTTGCCCGAAAAGATAAACTACAGATGTTTCATATTCTATATAGTATCCCACCATTGTAGAAAATGCCGCAAGTAAGACTCCTATTGCTACTATTCCTGTTCCCCATTTCCCGTAAAATTGCTGGAAGGCCGAAAACGTTAGTTCCACTCCATTTAAACCACTGTGCCAAATGTTCGGAGCTGCAACAAGAATA
This portion of the Aminobacterium mobile DSM 12262 genome encodes:
- a CDS encoding encapsulin-associated ferritin-like protein — encoded protein: MQYTEPVEQLDTLTRHCAMVLKSMQEELEAINWYNQRVNATTDEELKTLLGHNRDEEIEHAAMLIEWLRRHMPGWDKELRQYLFTNKPLLQIEKTGSEESAKKIEASSGTLNIGSLKR
- a CDS encoding Hsp20/alpha crystallin family protein, which translates into the protein MRRSLMKRPLERMFPLSPWGPRMESMMHDMMKDFDDFFSAFPWMEERYSPVAVPRSDIYRKDGKFIAEFELPGIDPSKVDLKIYPDRLVLNAERSDERQLKEEDYFRAERYYGNISRVIHFPEEVDPDSAHASYKNGILTIEITEKKHPEECKVVEIKSEDAH
- the pepF gene encoding oligoendopeptidase F gives rise to the protein MVMGLTKNVPFMKKDPSNDGVLPIGSLPRRDEIDRRYLWKLEDIYSSSESWEKDFYHLEEMLPRFSEFRGALHLSASTLLGGLRLMEDAEIIMGKLYAYAVMRSHEDMANKAAQALAERAELLLVKLSAAVSFYTPEILEMDEIKIREFMEEEKELQIYRFFFEDLMRSRPHTLSSVEEELLARSGEIARAPENIFSLFTNADIKFPTVTDEDGNAIELSEERYIRLIRSQNRNVRHEAYEGLFRTYDQYQNSLAAMYGASVKGDIFYSRSRKYNSSLEAALHPENISPSVYDMVVDTVRDNLEPLHEYVQLRKEVLALPELAMCDLYVPLVDEPQKEISYEEACNVVLDGLRPLGEEYVSILKEGFLSGWIDVYENEGKRKGAYSWGSYGTHPYVLLNYNGTIHDMFTIAHEMGHAIHTWYSHKHQPYVYADYTIFLAEVASTTNEALLLQFLLKNSRKDAERLYLLNYSLEQIRTTVYRQAMFADFEKMTHSMMEKGEPLTADRLSNIWHELNEAYYGSHISVDHLIDIEWARIPHFYSAFYVYKYVTGYAAATSLSQKILREGKDAQRQYIEFLKKGRSAYSLNILNEAGVDMTTSQPLLDTIALFKKNLMEMKSLL
- a CDS encoding family 1 encapsulin nanocompartment shell protein, encoding MDILRRSTEMVSAEAWHEMDEQAKRILETRLSARKFVDITGPKGWDYAAHSCGRLEIQKEQPPKGVMYGIHEVLPLIEARAVFDLDLWELDNITRGLKNPDLTPLEEATKHIADFEEKTIYTGLPSAKIEGLLQAGHGRSLAIKTPSATGILETVSQGLYRFQEDGVSGPYALVASPVFWQKLHSATECYPLAKNLKDLLGGPVILSSHDKGSFLVSIRGGDMELIVGQDFSLGYIGNEGQKGTFFLTESFTFRVINPEAIILLTTS
- a CDS encoding flavin reductase family protein, translating into MKRSIGIHMPVYPAPVLIIGNYDENGKSNIMTAAWGGICCSIPPCINVSLQKSRYSYKNILERKAFTVNIPSEEYVSESDYCGIVSGREQDKFEVTNLTPIHGEKVNAPYVEEFPVSMECRLLQTIELGSHVMLIGEIVNTLVSEGCLTDENYPDPIKVKPIIFTPKFRHYYSLGKDLGEAYVLGKKFFK
- a CDS encoding rubrerythrin family protein, producing MSSSKTTQNLAAAFAGESQANRKYLAFAEQAEKEGYPKIAKLFRTIAEAETLHALSHFKTMGGVESTQENLQAALEGETYEFTEMYPAFIKDAQADGQKEALRFFNFANEAEKVHGNLYKHALENMKKGEDGDFYLCPICGYVQEGSAPDTCPICGASAKVFKTIE